Within bacterium, the genomic segment GGAAGAGCAACTCGCTTGATCCCCTTGGTTGCTGGTGGAAAAAAAACCTATCTGGGGGAATTGCAACTTGGAGTAACAACCCAGACAGATGATCTTTCTGGCGAGGTCTTATCGCGATTTGATGGAAGCTTTCCCTCTAATGAGATTGTGCTGGCGGCGACGAAGTCGTTTATTGGGAATATTTTACAAAAGCCTCCAACGGTAAGTGCAGTGAAGATTCGCGGGGAGAGGGCACATGTGAGAGCGCGGAGAGGTGAACAGGTTGAGATCTCCTCTCGTGAAGTGATGGTTTATGATTTTGAACTGAATTTTCTTTCCCCAGACCGATACGGCTATAGAGTCGAATGTGGTCCGGGAACCTATGTGCGCTCGCTAGCCCGGGATCTTGGAGAATCTTTGGGAACGGGGGGAGCTATCGCTTCAATCAGGCGGGTAGAATCGGCCCCATTCGATATAAATATGAGTACATCTCTTGAAAAGATTACCGCTCAGAACCTTATTTCGTGGTATGAAGTATTTGGAGATATCCCCCGACTTGGTGTGTCATCCGATTGTTTTCTAAAATTACGCCATGGAGATAGCTCAAAGGTGATACGAGAGCTTTCCGGTCAACGGTTAGAAGAAGGGGACTATGCACTGCTTTGTGTTGAGAAGAGTTCTAAGCCAGTGGGTCTGCTTCGCTTCATAAGGGATTCCTGGAAGGTCGTCTTTGTCGATATTGAAGTTTCACGAGAGTGTGTATGAGCTGGAGTGTGAATAGTACTGAAGGAGAAAGGGATGAGTAGCCTTGTTGTTGTGGGCGCCCAGTGGGGTGATGAAGGGAAAGGAAAGCTTGTTGATTATCTGACGTCGAATGCGCAATACGTGGTTCGTTTTCAGGGTGGGAATAATGCTGGGCATACTCTTCTCGTTGATGGAAAAGAAACCAAGCTGCGCCTTGTACCCTCTGGAATTCTGCGTCAGGAAACGATCTGCTGCATTGCTGCTGGGGTAGTTCTCGATGCGGATGTATTTCTTGAAGAGACAAGTGGGCTAGAAGAAGCTGGCGTGTCGGTTACGAAGGAGCGCCTTATCATTGATGAGAGTGTACATCTCATCATGCCGTATCACAAAATCATTGATATTGCTCGAGAAGAATTACGTGGAAAAAATCGTATTGGAACAACGGGAAGAGGTATCGGGCCCTGCTATGAAGATAGAGCAAATAGGAGCGGAATTCGGCTTGCTGAACTTCGGTACCTTCCACAGGTTTTGGAGCGCATGGAAGAGGTGCTTGAGCTTCGCAATCAGTACTTAAAGGATGTGTTGAAGTCTGATCAGCAAGTGGCCTTCGCTGAGGTGCGTGAGTATCTAGAAAGAACTGCTGATAGACTCCTCCCATTTATGGGAAATGTCGGGATGATGATTGCTGAGGCACATAAGCGGGAGAGAAGAATTGTTTTTGAAGGTGCTCAAGGCACGCTTCTTGATCAGATTCATGGTGCTATTCCTTTTGTAACTTCATCGAGCACTTTAGCTGGCGCTGTTTGCTCAGGAGTCGGAGTTGGCCCCCGAACCATCGATCATATTTTAGGTGTTGCAAAAGCCTACACCACCAGGGTTGGAAGTGGGCCATTTCCTACTGAAGATACTGGGGTAGTAGGAGAGTATCTTCAAAAGAAGGGAAATGAATTCGGAACAGTAACGGGGCGTTCTCGCCGATGTGGCTGGTTTGATGCAGTTCTTTTGAGGAAAGCGGTTCGGTTGAATGGCATAGATATGCTTGCACTGACAAAGTTAGATGTTCTTTCAGGGCTTGAGAAAATTCAGGTGTGTGTAAATTATCTGCTAGATGGAAAGAAGGTAGAGGATGCACCTGTCTTGCCATCAGAACTTGAGCGAGTCGAGCCGCAGTATGTTACGTTCGATGGCTGGGAAGATAATCTTTCAGAGGTACGCAAGTGGCATCATCTACCGCAAAATGCTCGTGTATACCTCAGCTCGCTATCAGAAATGGTAGAGTGCGATATCTCAATGGTGAGTGTCGGACCTGAAAGAGAAAGTACGTTGTTTGGCCATGCAGCGGTTTCATTACAAAATTTTATGCGAGCGGAGTAAGTATGGGAGCAGCAGTATCTGAGATGGAGCGTTCAGAGGATGACATTTTAAAGGGATCCAAGGTCCTGATCATCGATGATGAGCCCGGGATTTGTCTTGAGCTTGAGAAGCTCTTCATGGAAGTCGGCTCTGAGGTTTCTTCGCTTCACTCTGCGGAACGGCTGTTTGAGGCACTAGAGAATAGTCCAGACCTCGTTCTTCTCGATATTTGGATTCCAGGTCGGGATGGGATGGAAGTCCTTCAAGAGCTGCAAGCGCTAAAGAATCCACCGTGTGTTATAATGATGAGCGGTCATGCCACCATTGCTACGGCGGTGAAAGCGACTCAGATGGGCGCCTATGACTTTTTAGAGAAGCCGCTAGACATAGAAGTCACCCTAGAAAGAGCGAGAGCTGCCTTGTCTGCTCAACGAAGGGGTGAGGACGAGGGCGAGAGTCATCCTGTGATGAGTCCAGAGGAATCAAGTGGCCATGATATTGATGGAGCGGACATAGGGGTAAGAGACGCTGGAGGAGCCGCACTTCATCTTAATGTTCAGAAAAGTATATTTGGGAAACAGCCTTGGGCGGGAGCGTTAGTTCAGCAAAGGACAATACAACATTCGATAATATTATATGGCACGGGGCTTCACTCGGGTAAAAAGAGCGGCATGAGTCTTGAGCCGCTCCCACCGAGCTCGGGCATTCACTTTGTCGGTGTATCTGGTGGAGCTGCAGTACCAGCGCATGTTAATTTTGTTGATTCAACTGGATTTGCGACAACACTTAAATCGGGAGGAAGCAGTGTTCAAACGATTGAACACTTGATGTCAGCACTCCACGCTCTTGGGATATCAAACCTCCTGGTGAAGTGTAATGAAGAGGTTCCCATTTTGGATGGCTCCTCACTTGATTTCCTAAAGGCCATCAATGAGGTTGGAGTTTGTGATCAGAGTGGTGAATGGTATGCAATAAGACCTACCGAGAAGATTACATACGATAATGGTAGGGAAGAGATCTCTATAGAACCGGCAGAGACTCTGACAGTTGATTACTATCTGAG encodes:
- the truB gene encoding tRNA pseudouridine(55) synthase TruB; this translates as MESTETASSAPIGHSIRVQEVPMGFLCIDKPAGMTSAHVVNRVKRALGLGRKAKVGHLGTLDPDATGVLVCAVGRATRLIPLVAGGKKTYLGELQLGVTTQTDDLSGEVLSRFDGSFPSNEIVLAATKSFIGNILQKPPTVSAVKIRGERAHVRARRGEQVEISSREVMVYDFELNFLSPDRYGYRVECGPGTYVRSLARDLGESLGTGGAIASIRRVESAPFDINMSTSLEKITAQNLISWYEVFGDIPRLGVSSDCFLKLRHGDSSKVIRELSGQRLEEGDYALLCVEKSSKPVGLLRFIRDSWKVVFVDIEVSRECV
- a CDS encoding adenylosuccinate synthase, which translates into the protein MSSLVVVGAQWGDEGKGKLVDYLTSNAQYVVRFQGGNNAGHTLLVDGKETKLRLVPSGILRQETICCIAAGVVLDADVFLEETSGLEEAGVSVTKERLIIDESVHLIMPYHKIIDIAREELRGKNRIGTTGRGIGPCYEDRANRSGIRLAELRYLPQVLERMEEVLELRNQYLKDVLKSDQQVAFAEVREYLERTADRLLPFMGNVGMMIAEAHKRERRIVFEGAQGTLLDQIHGAIPFVTSSSTLAGAVCSGVGVGPRTIDHILGVAKAYTTRVGSGPFPTEDTGVVGEYLQKKGNEFGTVTGRSRRCGWFDAVLLRKAVRLNGIDMLALTKLDVLSGLEKIQVCVNYLLDGKKVEDAPVLPSELERVEPQYVTFDGWEDNLSEVRKWHHLPQNARVYLSSLSEMVECDISMVSVGPERESTLFGHAAVSLQNFMRAE
- the lpxC gene encoding UDP-3-O-[3-hydroxymyristoyl] N-acetylglucosamine deacetylase is translated as MGAAVSEMERSEDDILKGSKVLIIDDEPGICLELEKLFMEVGSEVSSLHSAERLFEALENSPDLVLLDIWIPGRDGMEVLQELQALKNPPCVIMMSGHATIATAVKATQMGAYDFLEKPLDIEVTLERARAALSAQRRGEDEGESHPVMSPEESSGHDIDGADIGVRDAGGAALHLNVQKSIFGKQPWAGALVQQRTIQHSIILYGTGLHSGKKSGMSLEPLPPSSGIHFVGVSGGAAVPAHVNFVDSTGFATTLKSGGSSVQTIEHLMSALHALGISNLLVKCNEEVPILDGSSLDFLKAINEVGVCDQSGEWYAIRPTEKITYDNGREEISIEPAETLTVDYYLSYPEPLGEQELVYTHDSIEHYEEEIAPARTFGFVQDVGFLQAKGLAQGGRMDNFILYGKDGALNQSLRFQNEAVRHKILDAIGDLYLLGRPLQAKITARMTGHSDNIGLLELIRDGMRQG